From Deinococcus aquaticus, one genomic window encodes:
- a CDS encoding CidA/LrgA family protein, whose product MTPPSPAPTPPAPASLTARLNAPARFLLGLGVLMAFAALGQALVGALHLPLPGSVVGMALLWAALGTGLVRLHWIADAADGLLGILGLLFVPATVGFLQFLGAGAAWGLWLLVMTAALLLGAGVAGLLASRLLRPEGSPDHPERP is encoded by the coding sequence GTGACCCCGCCATCCCCGGCACCCACACCACCGGCGCCCGCGTCCCTGACGGCCCGCCTGAACGCCCCGGCCCGCTTCCTGCTGGGCCTGGGCGTCCTGATGGCCTTCGCGGCGCTGGGGCAGGCGCTGGTGGGCGCGCTGCACCTGCCGCTGCCGGGGTCGGTGGTGGGCATGGCGCTGCTGTGGGCGGCGCTGGGGACCGGACTGGTGCGCCTGCACTGGATCGCGGACGCCGCCGACGGCCTGCTGGGCATCCTGGGCCTGCTGTTCGTGCCGGCCACCGTGGGTTTCCTGCAATTCCTGGGGGCCGGGGCCGCGTGGGGCCTGTGGCTGCTGGTCATGACGGCCGCGCTGCTGCTGGGCGCGGGCGTGGCCGGACTGCTCGCCTCGCGGCTGCTGCGCCCGGAAGGCAGCCCGGACCACCCGGAGCGCCCGTGA
- a CDS encoding LrgB family protein — protein MIWLTVTLLAFAAGVLAQLRVRSPLANPTLIGTLIVAALLLLTRAPYDTYLRDVQPLTTLLAPAVVALAVPLYRLRALLARQWRALLLGGLSGTLIAVAADAGLAHLLHLTPDAARALLTAPATSPVALQLAPFTQAPPALAATLAVLSGLIGALILPSTLSALGVTHPLARGIALGAVAHGIGTARAREEGEHTGAASSIGMGLAALSVTLLVALLA, from the coding sequence GTGATCTGGCTGACCGTCACGCTGCTGGCGTTCGCGGCCGGCGTGCTGGCGCAACTGCGGGTGCGCTCCCCGCTGGCGAATCCCACCCTGATCGGCACGCTGATCGTCGCCGCGCTGCTGCTACTCACGCGCGCGCCCTACGACACGTACCTGCGGGACGTGCAGCCCCTGACCACCCTGCTCGCCCCGGCGGTCGTGGCGCTGGCCGTGCCGCTGTACCGCCTGCGCGCCCTGCTGGCCCGGCAGTGGCGCGCCCTGCTGCTCGGCGGCCTCAGCGGCACCCTGATCGCCGTGGCAGCCGACGCCGGACTGGCCCACCTGCTGCACCTGACACCCGACGCCGCGCGCGCCCTGCTGACTGCGCCCGCCACCAGCCCCGTCGCGCTGCAACTCGCGCCGTTCACGCAGGCGCCGCCCGCCCTGGCCGCCACGCTGGCCGTCCTGTCCGGCCTGATCGGCGCGCTGATCCTCCCCTCCACCCTGAGTGCCCTGGGCGTCACGCACCCGCTGGCGCGCGGTATCGCCCTGGGGGCCGTCGCGCACGGCATCGGCACCGCCCGCGCCCGCGAGGAAGGCGAGCACACGGGGGCCGCCAGTTCCATCGGCATGGGACTGGCCGCGCTGAGCGTCACGCTGCTGGTCGCGCTGCTGGCGTGA
- a CDS encoding 5'-methylthioadenosine/adenosylhomocysteine nucleosidase — protein MLAIIGAMDEEIELLLADLHGREDLTFPGVTLHRGALDGVPVLLTRGGIGKVNAAMTTTYLLTQGATRVIFTGVAGGVHPELRVGDIVISTDCVQHDVDVTPLGYEVGTVPGELPAWPADDTLRAVALEAARDVEGVRVLDGRVASGDQFIASREGVQRLWTRFGAACAEMEGAAVAQVCAKAGVPFVVIRSVSDTADHDAKVDYREFMPLVARHAKQVVRGMLARLNAPAV, from the coding sequence ATGCTGGCGATTATTGGCGCGATGGACGAAGAGATCGAGTTGTTACTGGCGGACCTGCACGGCCGCGAGGACCTGACGTTCCCCGGCGTGACCCTGCACCGGGGCGCGCTGGACGGCGTGCCGGTCCTGCTGACGCGCGGCGGCATCGGCAAGGTGAACGCCGCCATGACCACCACGTACCTGCTGACGCAGGGCGCGACCCGCGTGATCTTCACGGGCGTGGCGGGCGGCGTGCACCCGGAACTGCGGGTCGGTGACATCGTGATCAGCACGGACTGCGTGCAGCACGACGTGGACGTAACCCCGCTGGGGTACGAGGTCGGCACGGTGCCGGGCGAGTTGCCCGCGTGGCCCGCCGACGACACGCTGCGCGCCGTGGCCCTGGAAGCCGCGCGGGATGTGGAGGGCGTGCGCGTGCTGGACGGCCGCGTGGCGAGCGGGGATCAGTTCATCGCGTCCCGCGAGGGCGTGCAGCGCCTCTGGACACGCTTCGGCGCGGCCTGCGCCGAGATGGAGGGCGCGGCCGTCGCGCAGGTGTGCGCCAAAGCGGGCGTGCCGTTCGTGGTAATCCGCTCGGTCAGCGACACCGCCGACCACGACGCGAAGGTGGATTACCGCGAGTTCATGCCGCTGGTCGCGCGGCACGCCAAGCAGGTCGTGCGCGGCATGCTGGCCCGCCTGAACGCGCCCGCCGTCTGA
- a CDS encoding TetR/AcrR family transcriptional regulator, whose translation MARKVNPIQDRARRAALEKAAYLAIYERGYAGVTLADIAAHAGVSRGTLVYHFGSRAGLLAAVMRRFSRTIAVATRRAVRQAGSPDGKLRAYVDNQFYGLENTRRFYTVSLDFLAAATRDPALMAVQRAFLADSLAVDLELARLSGEAGAAGRARLLRALVEGLSVRFLADPDPDLGAYREDCLSGLRAVLGWEAEGRRS comes from the coding sequence ATGGCGCGCAAGGTGAATCCCATTCAGGACCGTGCGCGGCGGGCGGCGCTGGAGAAGGCCGCGTACCTGGCGATCTACGAGCGGGGGTACGCGGGCGTGACGCTGGCGGACATCGCGGCGCATGCGGGCGTGAGCCGGGGCACGCTGGTGTATCACTTCGGGAGCCGGGCGGGGCTGCTGGCGGCGGTCATGCGGCGCTTCTCGCGGACGATCGCGGTGGCGACGCGGCGCGCGGTGCGGCAGGCCGGGTCGCCGGACGGGAAGCTGCGCGCGTACGTGGACAACCAGTTCTACGGGCTGGAGAACACGCGGCGGTTCTACACGGTGTCCCTGGATTTTCTGGCGGCGGCCACGCGCGACCCGGCACTCATGGCGGTGCAGCGGGCGTTCCTGGCGGATTCGCTGGCAGTGGATCTGGAACTGGCGCGGCTGTCCGGCGAGGCGGGCGCGGCGGGGCGGGCGCGCCTGCTCCGGGCGCTGGTCGAGGGCCTCAGCGTGCGCTTTCTGGCGGATCCGGACCCGGACCTGGGCGCCTACCGCGAGGACTGCCTGAGCGGCCTGCGGGCGGTGCTGGGCTGGGAGGCGGAGGGGCGCAGGTCCTAA
- a CDS encoding MalY/PatB family protein produces MTDAGPNPADPRDTLAPAALDPTALDPTALDTTALRHPDSLKWTAFDPDVIPMWVADMDFAVAPPIMDALRARLDRSLGYPQLMGDPTLKAQLGESLARHGLSGLGAEHMTFLPGVVPGIYAAVHALTSPGEPVVTMTPVYHPFHLAITDQDRRVAGVPLRDADGGYEINWAAMDAASRGSRLLLLCHPHNPTGRVWTAQELGKLRDLVLARDLFVMSDELHADLRYTDGPFESFAADPRVQSRTVTLTGPCKAFNTAGLGIGVMVSHNAALLSRVRRAAGGLMGHESALSITMWQAALRDGGPWLADTVEYLRGNRDFLSAYLRQHLPWVKFHEAQATYLAWLDLRAHPRAADIQKFLLEEARVAVHDGPVFAHEGHKPQYQGFIRLNFATSRELLTEALDRMTAALNRER; encoded by the coding sequence ATGACCGACGCCGGACCCAACCCCGCCGATCCCCGCGACACGCTGGCCCCCGCCGCTCTGGACCCCACCGCTCTGGACCCCACCGCTCTGGACACCACCGCGCTGCGCCACCCGGACTCCCTGAAGTGGACGGCCTTCGACCCGGACGTGATTCCCATGTGGGTCGCGGACATGGACTTCGCGGTCGCGCCGCCCATCATGGACGCCCTGCGCGCCCGCCTGGACCGCAGCCTGGGCTACCCGCAACTGATGGGCGACCCCACCCTGAAAGCGCAGCTGGGCGAGTCCCTGGCCCGCCACGGCCTGAGCGGCCTGGGCGCCGAGCACATGACCTTCCTGCCCGGCGTGGTGCCCGGCATCTACGCCGCCGTGCACGCCCTGACCAGCCCCGGCGAGCCCGTGGTGACCATGACGCCCGTGTACCACCCCTTCCACCTGGCGATCACCGATCAGGACCGCCGCGTGGCCGGCGTGCCGCTGCGCGACGCCGACGGCGGGTACGAGATCAACTGGGCCGCCATGGACGCCGCCTCGCGCGGGTCGCGCCTGCTGCTGCTGTGCCACCCGCACAACCCCACGGGGCGCGTGTGGACCGCGCAGGAACTCGGGAAACTGCGCGACCTGGTGCTGGCCCGCGACCTGTTCGTCATGAGCGACGAACTGCACGCCGACCTGCGCTACACGGACGGCCCGTTCGAGAGTTTCGCTGCCGACCCGCGCGTGCAGAGCCGCACCGTCACCCTGACCGGCCCCTGCAAGGCCTTCAACACCGCCGGACTGGGCATCGGCGTGATGGTCAGCCACAACGCCGCGCTGCTGTCCCGCGTGCGCCGGGCCGCCGGGGGCCTGATGGGCCACGAGAGCGCCCTGAGCATCACCATGTGGCAGGCCGCGCTGCGCGACGGCGGCCCCTGGCTGGCCGATACCGTCGAGTACCTGCGCGGCAACCGCGACTTCCTGAGCGCCTACCTGCGCCAGCACCTGCCGTGGGTGAAATTCCACGAGGCGCAGGCCACCTACCTCGCGTGGCTGGACCTGCGTGCCCACCCGCGCGCCGCCGACATTCAGAAATTCCTGCTGGAAGAGGCCAGGGTCGCCGTGCACGACGGCCCGGTCTTCGCGCACGAGGGCCACAAACCCCAGTACCAGGGCTTCATCCGCCTGAACTTCGCCACCAGCCGTGAGCTGCTGACCGAGGCCCTGGACCGCATGACCGCCGCCCTGAACCGCGAGAGGTGA
- the hisG gene encoding ATP phosphoribosyltransferase: MSPAPVRGPDHLTLALPKGRILEDAIALLSQAGLPLTMPEKSRALRHEFPGVTILELRNQDVPIYVDLGVADAGIVGKDVLIESGRTVYEPVDLKFAGCRLSLIREVGATGEITRVGTKYPRAARAYLHSRGITAETVKLSGNIELACLTGLADAVVDLVQTGGTLTANNLEEVEVLFHSTARLIVNRAALKVRAARLRPLIENLRALTAP; this comes from the coding sequence GTGAGCCCCGCCCCGGTCCGCGGCCCCGACCACCTGACCCTGGCGCTCCCCAAGGGCCGCATCCTGGAGGACGCCATCGCGCTGCTCTCGCAGGCGGGCCTGCCGCTGACCATGCCCGAGAAGTCCCGCGCGCTGCGGCACGAGTTTCCGGGCGTGACCATCCTGGAACTGCGCAACCAGGACGTGCCGATCTACGTGGACCTGGGCGTGGCCGACGCCGGAATCGTGGGCAAGGACGTACTGATCGAGTCGGGCCGCACCGTGTACGAGCCGGTAGACCTGAAATTCGCCGGGTGCCGCCTGTCCCTGATCCGCGAGGTCGGCGCGACCGGCGAGATCACCCGCGTGGGCACCAAGTACCCCCGCGCGGCCCGCGCGTACCTGCACTCGCGGGGTATCACGGCCGAGACCGTGAAACTCAGCGGGAACATCGAACTGGCCTGCCTGACCGGCCTGGCCGACGCGGTCGTGGACCTCGTGCAGACCGGCGGCACCCTGACCGCCAACAACCTGGAGGAAGTCGAGGTGCTGTTCCACTCGACCGCGCGCCTGATCGTGAACCGCGCCGCCCTGAAAGTCCGCGCCGCGCGCCTGCGCCCCCTGATCGAGAACCTGCGCGCCCTCACCGCGCCGTAA
- a CDS encoding ATP phosphoribosyltransferase regulatory subunit encodes MPGVSSSAARPSIRPSARAGFIPEGTRDVLPPEWSQREALRARLSACFSAWGYRGVEVPALEFASADHPQDALAFKLIDSGGQVLSLRSEFTTAVGRLVRSRFPQGPFPLRLQYGGRLWLRALNSELGRLREFNQMGVELIGVQTAQSDAELLHLAAAALETTGVQAQLEVGYPGFVDAVLEDAGLNGEARAAVHDAIDRKSGADVDLLAAQHGLSDTVRGTLHALTDLYGGPEVLDAAQALAPGLRAQEAVAHLRRVAALYGGPLLFDLGVSRRYGYYTGLTFRAYSAGLNQPVLGGGRYDLEGGLPGAGFAVGLERLMQALAPVLPPEPEVVLALDLASARAARAQGLHAELAWTDDTAELRAFSAARGIRRWVSDSPAGLTFTDLNGTEVTL; translated from the coding sequence ATGCCGGGCGTGAGTTCGTCCGCTGCCCGTCCGTCTATCCGTCCGTCCGCCCGTGCCGGGTTCATTCCTGAAGGCACGCGCGACGTGCTGCCGCCCGAGTGGTCGCAGCGCGAGGCCCTGCGCGCGCGCCTGAGTGCGTGTTTCAGCGCGTGGGGGTACCGGGGGGTGGAGGTCCCGGCGCTGGAGTTCGCCAGCGCGGACCATCCGCAGGACGCCCTGGCGTTCAAACTGATCGATTCGGGCGGGCAGGTGCTGTCGCTGCGCAGCGAGTTCACGACGGCGGTAGGCCGGCTGGTGCGCTCGCGCTTCCCGCAGGGGCCGTTCCCGCTGCGCCTCCAGTACGGGGGGCGGCTGTGGCTGCGCGCCCTGAACAGCGAACTGGGCCGCCTGCGTGAATTCAACCAGATGGGCGTGGAACTGATCGGCGTGCAGACCGCGCAGTCCGACGCGGAACTGCTGCACCTCGCGGCGGCGGCGCTGGAAACGACGGGCGTGCAGGCGCAACTGGAAGTCGGGTACCCGGGCTTCGTGGACGCCGTGCTGGAGGATGCCGGCCTGAACGGCGAGGCGCGCGCCGCCGTGCACGACGCCATCGACCGCAAGAGCGGCGCGGACGTGGACCTGCTGGCCGCGCAGCACGGCCTGAGCGACACGGTGCGCGGCACGCTGCACGCCCTGACGGACCTGTACGGCGGGCCCGAGGTGCTGGACGCCGCCCAGGCCCTCGCGCCGGGCCTGCGGGCGCAGGAGGCGGTGGCGCACCTGCGGCGGGTGGCGGCGCTGTACGGCGGGCCGCTGCTGTTCGACCTGGGCGTCAGCCGCCGCTACGGGTACTACACGGGTCTGACCTTCCGGGCGTACTCGGCGGGCCTGAACCAGCCGGTGCTGGGCGGCGGCCGCTACGATCTGGAGGGCGGGCTGCCCGGCGCGGGCTTCGCGGTGGGGCTGGAACGGCTGATGCAGGCGCTCGCGCCGGTCCTGCCGCCCGAGCCGGAAGTGGTGCTGGCCCTGGACCTCGCCTCGGCGCGGGCGGCGCGGGCGCAGGGTCTGCACGCGGAACTCGCCTGGACGGACGACACGGCCGAACTGCGGGCCTTCAGCGCGGCGCGCGGCATCCGCCGCTGGGTGAGTGATTCACCCGCTGGCCTGACCTTCACCGACCTGAACGGCACGGAGGTGACGCTGTGA